The genomic segment CCAACATCCGATCCACGGCAGAGAGCGTCACTTTATCGCTCCTCATTGCGACCGCCCTTATCGATTGCGCCATCTGAATCTCGCAGCCACTCGGCAAGCGCTGTCGAGACAGCCTGCGGCTGCTCCATCGTCGTCATGTGACCGGAATCCTCGATGACTTTCAACTGTGCCGTGGGAATGGCTCGCTGCATCTCCTCATGTCGTGCCAGCGGGCTCCAGAGATCGTCGCGGCCGCACAGCAGCAATGTTGGACAGCGAATGCCTGGTAGGACAGAAGTGGCGTCCGGCCTCCCGAGTAGCGCGCGAATCTGCGACTCAAACATCTGCGGCGTGTTGCGACCGATCATGTCAAGGATAGCCTCGAACAGCGGCGTGTCGACACGACTTGGATGAACCATTCCGCGCGCCCAATGCGCACCCAGCGCGCGCATGCCGTCGGTGCGTGCGCGAGAAAGAAGCTGATAGCGTCCCACGCGCTCCCTTTCGCCGGTCTCTCCCTGTGGCAGGGGTTGGAATCCAGTATCCAACAAGGCAATTCGTTCCACCCGCTCAGGTGCACGCCGGATCACCTCCAACGCCACCCTGCCGCCCATGGAATGACCGGCGAGCGCGAAACGGGCCGAAGGGGCCACGCGAAGGACGTGCTCCGCCATCGATTCGATGCTGTCGAAGGCACTGTAGACAGGGACGTGACAATCGGCCAGCTCTGCCAGGTCGGCACACTGAGCAGCCCAGTTCGCGCGGTCGCAGAGCAAACCCGGCAAGAGGAGGAGGATCGGCTTCGTCACGGGCTGAACCTTTCATTGACACCTTTGCCAGGGCACGAGGCAGCGCTCGCTCCGCCGGCACGCCAGGCAAAATCAGCCGGATGGGTGCCGACGGGTTGGCTCGACTTGCCGGTGCTACCCGCAGAGGAAGTGGATGGTGTGCTCATAAACAGCTTGATATGGGAAATCGGCGCAAAGTTGCGTGATCGCTTCTTGGCTTCTTGAAGTGGCATGCAATCGGCGAGTGTTGCAATGCGCTTTATCAACCGTGCCCTTCATAGTCTCGATACGCTGCTAAGCGACCTCGAGGCCAATCAGCGACGACAGGCGCGCCGGATCGCCGCTGAGGGTCGGGCTGGCGCCTTCCCAAACGATGCGGCCACGGTCCAGGACAATGGCACGCTCGGTGAGCTCGAGGGCCAATTCAGCGTGCTGCTCGACCAATACGATGGACAGGCCACCATCGCTTCGCAGCCGCCGGAACGCATCGACCAGCCCATCGACAATGACCGGGGCCAATCCCTCGAATGGCTCGTCGAACAGGACGATCTTCGGATTGCCGATCAGCGCACGCCCAATCGCCAACATCTGCTGCTCGCCACCTGAGATCTGATGGCCGAGGTTCCCCTTGCGCTCTTGCAGGCGAGGGAACAATTCGTACACGCGCGAAAGTGTCCACGGACCGGGCGCAGCACCAACCTGCAGGTTTTCTTCGACCGTCAAGGAACGGAAAATCTCGCGCTCCTGCGGCACGAGACCGAGGCCAAGCCTTGCTCGCTGATGGGAGGGCAACCGAGTGATGTCCCTGCCGGAAAATCGAACCGTGCCCTGATGCACCGTGTTCAACCCTAGCAAGGTCGTCAGTAACGTCGTCTTGCCCACGCCGTTCCGACCGAGAAGCGCAAGCGCCTCGCCATTGCCAACCTGCATGCCAACATCTTCCAGGATGACGGTCTCGCCGTAGCCGGCATGCAACCCACGAACGTCGAGCAGTGCTTCAGTCATGGCCGCGCTTGCCCAAATAAACGTCTCGGACGTGCGGATCCGAGCGAATGTCGCTGACGCTGCCTTCCACCAGGATGCCGCCTTCAACAAGGACTGTGATGCGCTTGGCGAAGCGAAATACCAAGTCCATGTCATGCTCGATCACGAGCACTGCGACATCCTCGGGCAGTCTTTCGAGCAACTGAAATAGGCGTTTGCCCTCGGTGGACGGGACGCCGGCGACTGGCTCGTCGAGGAGCAGAACTTTCGGCTTGAGCGCCAGCGCCAGCGCGATCTCGACCTGGCGTCGCTGACCGTAGGCCAGCTCGTTGATACGGCGCCCTGCGAGATCGAGCAACCCCAAGGTGCGAAGCCCCTCGGCAGCTTCTGCCACCAGTGCTTCCCGCCGCGCAAGGGGCCTGCCAATTCGACCATCCAATCCGTGGCGTGCAGCGAGGGCGAGCCCGATGTTTTCCGCAACGGTCAGCCGCATGAACAGAGAATTGATTTGGAACGTCCGCGCCAGCCCCAACTTGACGCGCCGATCGGACGACAGCTTCGTGACGTCCTGTCCTGCAATCGACACACGTCCTGCCGTCGGCGAAAGTACGCCGGTAATGAGATTGATCAGCGTGCTCTTGCCCGCCCCATTCGGACCGATCAAGGCATGCCGCGCTCCGTGTGCCAGGCTGAGATTCACGTCACGCGTGACGGCCAGTGCGCCGAAAGTCTTGTGCAGGCCGTGGAGTTCGAGTGGAGGCGCGCTCACCGTGCTTGACTCCTATGGTTCGGGGACTTGGCAGCCTCTCGGCGCGACTTGAAGGCGAATCTCTCGATCAGTCCCATCAGGCCGTCCGGTGCAAAGCGAACGGCAAGAATGAGCAACACGCCGAGCGCTGCCAGCCAATTGGTCGGGTCGACCGCAGCAGCCCGGTCCGACAGCAGCATGAAGAGCACGGCCCCGATGAAGGCACCGTAGAGCCGCCCCGTGCCGCCCAGCGCCAGCATCACAAGAACGTTCGCCGACAACGTGAACCCGAGAGCATCCAATCCGACGATGCGATTGACCTGGGCAGACAAGGCTCCCGCAATGCCGGCCACGGCCGCAGAGATCGTGTAGATTGCGAGGAGACGCGCATACACGCGGACGCCGAGCATCCGCATGCGAACGGGATTTTCCCGGATGCCTTGCGCAGTCAGGCCGAGTGGCGAGTTCACGAAATACTTCGCGAATATGTAGACGAGCATGAGAACCACGGCAGCATAGACATACGCGGTGCGACCCTGGATGTCGAACTCGAAGCGACCTAGCAGGGGCGCAATCGAGTAGCCGGTCAGGCCATCGTCGCCCATGGTCACCTTCTTGGCGACATTTGCAAGCTCCAGCAGCAGCGTGGCGCTGGCCAGGGTCAGCATGATTTGTGTGAGGCCCTGGGTGCGCAGGACCGCGATGCCGGTCAACGCGCCCACGATCGCGGCGGCGGCAGCGCCGACAACCAAACCGCTGAAGGGCTCAGTGGAAATATGCAGCGCATACAACCCGGCCGCGTAGGCACCGCTCCCGAAGAATGCAGCGTGCCCTAATGTCTCGATGCCTGCATATCCCTGCGCCAAGTCCAGTGAGAGCGCCAGGATGATCATGATGAGCACGCTCACCGCCAGCGCAAGATACAGCTCCGCAAAGAAGAAGGTAGCGACCAGCGCAGCAGCAATCACCGCGTCGATTGCCGTAAAGCGTTGTCGCCGAAGCGCGCCCGCCATTGCTGAAATGTGGGTTGTGTTCATGCTCAGCTTCTGGGCACGAGGCCATGGGGGCGAATCAGAAGGATGGCGAGGACGGCGAGGTAGATAACGAAGGCGCCCAACGCTGGCACGTAGTAACGTCCGAGCGTATCGATCACCCCCAGCAGCAGACCCGCATATAGCGACCCGCGCAGGCTTCCAAGGCCCCCGACCGCAACGACGATGAGAACATGCACGAGATACTTCAGTCCGTAGTACGGCTCGATCGGCAAGAACTGGCTACCGAGGGCACCTCCCAATGCAGCGAGGCCGCATCCGATGGCAAACGTTACCGAGAAGACCAGAGGGACATCGATGCCCACACATCGGGCTATCCGTGGATTGTCGACAGACGCCCTCAACTTGGCCCCGAACGAAGTTCTTTCCAGGCCGAGCCACAGGCTGAGTCCCACTGCGGCACTCGCCCCGACGAGGAAGGCGCGGTACACGGACAGGCTCAATGGGCCGACGTTCCAGTTGCCCTGAAGGGAGGGGGGTATTGGCACGGACTGCAACTGGGTTCCACCGAGATTCTTGAACAGGGCCGTGATGACGAAGGCAAGGCCGATCGTCATGAGCATCTGTCCCAGGCCACTCGTCGCGTATACCCAACGATAAAGCGTTCGCTCGAGCAACGCACCGATCAGCATCGTGCCAATGACTGCGATCGGTACCGCCACGAAGAATCCGAGCCCTGCATGCTGCATGCTCCATAAGGCGAGATATCCGCCGATCATCGCGAATGCGGAATGTGCAAGGTTGACGACGCGCATTACACCCAAGGTGATCGTCAGACCAACGGAGATGAGGAACAACATCATTCCGTAGGCGACGCCGTCGATTACGAGCGACAGCAACGTGGCAAAGGCGGTGTTCATGGCGGCAGCAACGTCGGTTCGAGATTCGCCAGGCAGAAAGTTGCAGTCACTGCGGGTTGGCCTCGTGCCAAGGATCCTTCACTCCCGTAAAGGTCTGAAAAGATTTGTTGCCAAGCTGGCCGTCGATCTTCTCAACCTTGCGGATGTAGACGTTCTGCACAATCTCGCGTGTCTTCGGATCGATGCTCACCGGGCCGCGAGGACTCTCCCACTTGAAGCCCTTGGCGGCCGTGATGGCCTTGTCGCCGTCGCGAACGCCGTCGTTGGCACGGATCATCTCCGCGATCAGGCGCATCCCGTCATACGCAGCGAGTGACGCGATGCTCGGAAGTTCTGACTTCCCGTACTTCGTTTTGTATGCTGCAACAAACGCCTTGTTGGTGGCATTTTCGAGATGCGGTGAATAGTGCAGTGCAGTCGTGAGACCCAGAGCGCTATCGCCGATGGCTCCGAGATCTGCTTCGTTCGTCTCGGCATTGGCCAGCAGCGTGATGCCTGCCTTGTCGAGTTCCCGTTCCTTGAACGCCTTGATGAATCCTGCCGACATTGGTCCGACTGGCATGAACATGAAGACCGTTTGCGGCTGAAGATCACGCACGCGCTGAAGGTAGCTTGAGAAGTTGGTCGTTCCCAGAGGGACTTTGACCTCGCCAGAAAGCGTTCCTCCCAGCTTGGACAGAGTTTGTCCGAACGCGTCGATCGCATCCTGACCGGGAGCATAGTCAGCAGCGACAATTGCCGCCTTCTTTAGATTCTGGCTCAAGGCGTACTGGACGAGAGGAACGCTCACAGTCCAGGTGGTGAAACCCACGCGAATGAAGTACGGAGATTTTTGCGTGACGCTCGACGTCCCGGCGTTGCAGATCACGAATGGGGTCTTGGTTTGCGTCGCTACATCTGTGACGCCGAGGACGGTCGGTGTAAAAGTCCCACCAAGAAGATACTGAACCTGGTCGCGCACCACCAGTTCCTGCGCCAACTGGCGTGATTTTTGCGGACTGGTGCCGCCTTCGTCGCGGGCAAGGACAGTTACCGTATGGGTGCCTATCTTGTTGCCGATCTGTGCGAGATACAGGTCCACGCCGCGCTGGTATTCTTTTCCCCACCATGCATAGGGACCTGAGAACTGGCTGAGCAGCCCCACTTTGATCTCGGCCGCTTGAGCGCTAAACGCCATGCCCAGTGCACAGCACGCGCTGGCCATAATCAATCTTCTACGCAACATGATTTGTCTCCTTGGGCGCACGGGGCGCAGGTGGTTTATGCAACCGGGTTGGCGCCGATGTCGACGCACTATTGCCATATTCAGAAACAGAGGATGGCAGTGTCGGGCGCCTCAGTCGAATCAATTTGCCCTGAAATTTCATGCGTTTTGCGGATAGCCCAAGTCAAGTGAGTACACATTTGGCAATGCAGGAGCCATGCGGCACGGCGATATGCTCACACCGGGGTGGGCGCGGTCGGCTGCAATGTGGCTCGGCTGCAATGTGGCCGCGAGCACGCGCAACTCGTCGAGCAGTCCCGCTGAGCCAGGCGACAGCGATCCGTTGCGCCGCGTGGCCACACCGATTGCTCTTGACGCATCTCGCAACGCGAGAGGTACTTGAACCAGTTGGCCCGTGCGCAACTCAGCGTCCACTTGCAGCGGCGAGAGCAATGCCAACCGATCACTTTCCAGGAGTAGGTTGCGCACGACCGATGGGCTGTTTACCTGGAGTTGTGCTTCTGGACATGCGACGCCTTCGATCCGAAACGCGTGCTCAAATGCCGCACGCGCTGGGGTGTTGGGCAGTGGGACGATCCACGGATATCGGACCAGCTCGCGCAATCCGCGTGCGGTCTGCGTCAAAAGGCATGGATGTTGGGCGCGGGCGATGACCGTGAGCCCGTCGTCAAAGAGCATTTCTTGAGCGATTTCGGAGGGCGGCGAGTTCAACCTCAATGCACCTACGATCATGTCGACATCCGCACAGCGCAACATTTGGACGAGGGCGTCGTAAGTGCCATCCACAACGGTGACATTGAGGCGCGGATGCTTGCTGAGCAGGCGGTCAATCGCACGCGGCAACAGAAAGGCGCTGGACAGAGGCAGCGCTGCGACAACCACCCTACCTTGAAGGCGTCCTCCAAACGCAGCCAATTCATCCTCGGCGATTGCGATCTCGGCAAAGGCAAGCTTCACACCGCGAAGCAGGGCCTCCCCCGACTCGGTGAGCCGCGTGCCCCTGGGCGTGCGCTGAAACAGCGACACGCCAACGAGATACTCCAGTTTCAGCAAATTTCGATGGATCGTTGGCTGGGAACACCCCAAGCATTCACCGGCACGCGGGCCGCTTCCCATGTCTGCCACTGCGATCAAGCTCGCGAGCGCCTGTGGCCCCACCGCGGCAGAAAAGCGCGCAGCACGGCTAATTTCGCATTGGGCCGATCCCACCAAAGCGATGGCTCGGCTGCAGCCTTTCGCCAGTTCTTCGAAGGCCCGCCGCGCGCGTGTGCCGAGAATGCGACCCGCTGCAGTCGGCAACATGCCTCGCGCGGTACGGTCGAACAACGGGAATCCGAGGCCGGCCTCTATATCCTGCAACGCGCGCGTCACGGCGGGCTGCGAAAGGTGCAGCACTTCAGCCGCTTTACCCACAGCGCCTTGGTCGACGACTGCGACAATGGCACGCAGTCCGCGCAGCTTGACGCGCAAGGATGGTCCATCGGGCTTGCTCTCCATCTTTGCGACGCGCAGCGTTTGAACTTCGCGTAGGTGCGACGTGGCAGTCACGGTGTCGAGAGCGGCGAACATACGGCAGCGAACCATTCAGGGCAGGTGCGACGGATAGACGCATTGCCTGAGGCCGCAGTCACTCAGAATTTCGATGCGCCCAAAGTCTGGATCCCCTCGGAACGCCGGTTCGATGACGATGGTTCCACCCGCAACGCGGGATACACAAGCACAGACCTTCTTGTTATGTGCGCGCTGTTCCCCGCTGAAGAAGACATCTCGATGGTCAATCTCGCCATCGACGCTCAGCACGTCCATCGCACAAAGGCCGCACTCTCCACGTCGACACTCCGACAGCACTCCTACGCCAGCAGACGTCAGTGCATCGAGCATCGATCGATCCTCGGCCACGACGACTTCCAGGTTCAAGCGCGGAATCTTTACCAGGAACGATGTTGCGGCGTGGTGGCCGCTTGAGCCAAACGTCTCGAAACGAAGTTTCGACAGTGCTCGTTTCTGGAGCGCCCACTCTTGTCGCACTGCATCGAGCAGACCGATGGGGCCGCACATGTAGAGTTCCCCCTCTGCAGGAAGAGCGCTGACCTCCGCCGCAATATCGACCATCTTTCCTTCGTCCGCCGGAAAGACGGTGACCCGCGCGCCAAGTATGTTGCCCAGTTCTTCTGCGTAAGCCAGTTCATTCCGACTGCGCGCGGCATACAGCATCCGGACACTCGCGCCAAGCTGGTTCAGCGCGCGTGCCATCGCCACAATCGGGGTCACCCCGATTCCGCCAGCCAGAAGCAGGTAGTGCGGCGCGCCGCGGGATAGTTCGAAATCAGAATGCGGCTTCGTCGCATGCAGCCGCATGCGGGGCTCCAGAGTCCACATGAATCGGGAGCCGCCGCGGCTTTCCGCAAGCAGTTTCACCGCAATGGTCACGATTGCATCTTCCGATCCCGAGACAACAGAATAGGAGCGCTTATCGGGCTGCCCATCAATGGTCACACGGACATTGACGTGTGAACCCGGGGCGGCAGCTTGGCGCTCCGGATAAACAAGCTCGAACTCCCGCACAGTCGGCGTCAGGTCGCGGATGCGCCGCACCTCCACCTGCATCCATTCGTCGTGGTAATTCATGGCGTTCTCAGGCCGCCGCGATAGGAATCGGGCGGCGCCGGGTTTCCTTCTCGATCATCGCGTCGATCAGACGCCGGGCCCAGAGCGAGCCCGCGTCGATGTTCATGTTGTAGAAGTCGCGATCCGGGTTCTTGTCGATCGCGCGTTGTTGTGCCTCGATGACGATCTCGTCTTCCAGAAGAATCCCCCCAGCTCCTTGCAGAATTTCGCGCGTCACGCGCTGTTCGTGCACACGATAGTTTCGAAGGTGGCACCAGAAGTAGTAGCACGACTTTGCCGTGGACGGGGTAGGAATGTGGATCACCCACATCCCGACGCCAGCCTCGCGATGGCCTTCCGGTGCACCGCTTCCTGCGGGGGCCACTCCGACGTCGAGAACGATCGTGGAAGGCGCCTTGAAATGAATAATCTGCCAGCGGTCCACGGGGCCGGGCTTGCCGAGTTGCGCGCCCCAGAATGGCGGAGCATCCTCGTTGAGCACCCAGCGCCGTATCGTGGCCGTGGTTTCGC from the Verminephrobacter eiseniae EF01-2 genome contains:
- a CDS encoding branched-chain amino acid ABC transporter permease, whose amino-acid sequence is MNTTHISAMAGALRRQRFTAIDAVIAAALVATFFFAELYLALAVSVLIMIILALSLDLAQGYAGIETLGHAAFFGSGAYAAGLYALHISTEPFSGLVVGAAAAAIVGALTGIAVLRTQGLTQIMLTLASATLLLELANVAKKVTMGDDGLTGYSIAPLLGRFEFDIQGRTAYVYAAVVLMLVYIFAKYFVNSPLGLTAQGIRENPVRMRMLGVRVYARLLAIYTISAAVAGIAGALSAQVNRIVGLDALGFTLSANVLVMLALGGTGRLYGAFIGAVLFMLLSDRAAAVDPTNWLAALGVLLILAVRFAPDGLMGLIERFAFKSRREAAKSPNHRSQAR
- a CDS encoding ABC transporter ATP-binding protein encodes the protein MSAPPLELHGLHKTFGALAVTRDVNLSLAHGARHALIGPNGAGKSTLINLITGVLSPTAGRVSIAGQDVTKLSSDRRVKLGLARTFQINSLFMRLTVAENIGLALAARHGLDGRIGRPLARREALVAEAAEGLRTLGLLDLAGRRINELAYGQRRQVEIALALALKPKVLLLDEPVAGVPSTEGKRLFQLLERLPEDVAVLVIEHDMDLVFRFAKRITVLVEGGILVEGSVSDIRSDPHVRDVYLGKRGHD
- a CDS encoding ABC transporter ATP-binding protein; translation: MTEALLDVRGLHAGYGETVILEDVGMQVGNGEALALLGRNGVGKTTLLTTLLGLNTVHQGTVRFSGRDITRLPSHQRARLGLGLVPQEREIFRSLTVEENLQVGAAPGPWTLSRVYELFPRLQERKGNLGHQISGGEQQMLAIGRALIGNPKIVLFDEPFEGLAPVIVDGLVDAFRRLRSDGGLSIVLVEQHAELALELTERAIVLDRGRIVWEGASPTLSGDPARLSSLIGLEVA
- a CDS encoding branched-chain amino acid ABC transporter permease, whose amino-acid sequence is MNTAFATLLSLVIDGVAYGMMLFLISVGLTITLGVMRVVNLAHSAFAMIGGYLALWSMQHAGLGFFVAVPIAVIGTMLIGALLERTLYRWVYATSGLGQMLMTIGLAFVITALFKNLGGTQLQSVPIPPSLQGNWNVGPLSLSVYRAFLVGASAAVGLSLWLGLERTSFGAKLRASVDNPRIARCVGIDVPLVFSVTFAIGCGLAALGGALGSQFLPIEPYYGLKYLVHVLIVVAVGGLGSLRGSLYAGLLLGVIDTLGRYYVPALGAFVIYLAVLAILLIRPHGLVPRS
- a CDS encoding LysR family transcriptional regulator; translated protein: MFAALDTVTATSHLREVQTLRVAKMESKPDGPSLRVKLRGLRAIVAVVDQGAVGKAAEVLHLSQPAVTRALQDIEAGLGFPLFDRTARGMLPTAAGRILGTRARRAFEELAKGCSRAIALVGSAQCEISRAARFSAAVGPQALASLIAVADMGSGPRAGECLGCSQPTIHRNLLKLEYLVGVSLFQRTPRGTRLTESGEALLRGVKLAFAEIAIAEDELAAFGGRLQGRVVVAALPLSSAFLLPRAIDRLLSKHPRLNVTVVDGTYDALVQMLRCADVDMIVGALRLNSPPSEIAQEMLFDDGLTVIARAQHPCLLTQTARGLRELVRYPWIVPLPNTPARAAFEHAFRIEGVACPEAQLQVNSPSVVRNLLLESDRLALLSPLQVDAELRTGQLVQVPLALRDASRAIGVATRRNGSLSPGSAGLLDELRVLAATLQPSHIAADRAHPGVSISPCRMAPALPNVYSLDLGYPQNA
- a CDS encoding ABC transporter substrate-binding protein, with translation MLRRRLIMASACCALGMAFSAQAAEIKVGLLSQFSGPYAWWGKEYQRGVDLYLAQIGNKIGTHTVTVLARDEGGTSPQKSRQLAQELVVRDQVQYLLGGTFTPTVLGVTDVATQTKTPFVICNAGTSSVTQKSPYFIRVGFTTWTVSVPLVQYALSQNLKKAAIVAADYAPGQDAIDAFGQTLSKLGGTLSGEVKVPLGTTNFSSYLQRVRDLQPQTVFMFMPVGPMSAGFIKAFKERELDKAGITLLANAETNEADLGAIGDSALGLTTALHYSPHLENATNKAFVAAYKTKYGKSELPSIASLAAYDGMRLIAEMIRANDGVRDGDKAITAAKGFKWESPRGPVSIDPKTREIVQNVYIRKVEKIDGQLGNKSFQTFTGVKDPWHEANPQ
- a CDS encoding alpha/beta fold hydrolase, with the protein product MTKPILLLLPGLLCDRANWAAQCADLAELADCHVPVYSAFDSIESMAEHVLRVAPSARFALAGHSMGGRVALEVIRRAPERVERIALLDTGFQPLPQGETGERERVGRYQLLSRARTDGMRALGAHWARGMVHPSRVDTPLFEAILDMIGRNTPQMFESQIRALLGRPDATSVLPGIRCPTLLLCGRDDLWSPLARHEEMQRAIPTAQLKVIEDSGHMTTMEQPQAVSTALAEWLRDSDGAIDKGGRNEER
- a CDS encoding PDR/VanB family oxidoreductase, giving the protein MNYHDEWMQVEVRRIRDLTPTVREFELVYPERQAAAPGSHVNVRVTIDGQPDKRSYSVVSGSEDAIVTIAVKLLAESRGGSRFMWTLEPRMRLHATKPHSDFELSRGAPHYLLLAGGIGVTPIVAMARALNQLGASVRMLYAARSRNELAYAEELGNILGARVTVFPADEGKMVDIAAEVSALPAEGELYMCGPIGLLDAVRQEWALQKRALSKLRFETFGSSGHHAATSFLVKIPRLNLEVVVAEDRSMLDALTSAGVGVLSECRRGECGLCAMDVLSVDGEIDHRDVFFSGEQRAHNKKVCACVSRVAGGTIVIEPAFRGDPDFGRIEILSDCGLRQCVYPSHLP